One Prosthecomicrobium sp. N25 genomic region harbors:
- a CDS encoding SspB family protein → MASDAPQDLIRYDVLVQEALRGVVKKVLQEVVKTGLPGQHHFYVSFDTRHPGVRLSTRMRQRYPEEMTIVLQHQFWDLVVTDYALEVGLSFGGIPERLLVPFTAVKGFFDPSVQFGLQFDVGEAANDEDDEDEEETAEAAPEPAKPAALVRPDQSEPGRKTPAPKSAPKPAPAPKPAPAEAAAEPPAADAAEPAKVISMDSFRKKT, encoded by the coding sequence ATGGCCTCAGACGCTCCCCAGGATCTCATCCGCTACGACGTTCTGGTGCAGGAGGCGCTGCGCGGCGTCGTCAAGAAGGTGCTCCAGGAGGTGGTCAAGACCGGCCTGCCCGGGCAGCACCACTTCTACGTCTCCTTCGACACCCGACACCCCGGCGTCAGGCTGTCGACCCGGATGCGCCAGCGCTATCCGGAGGAGATGACGATCGTCCTCCAGCACCAGTTCTGGGATCTGGTCGTCACCGACTACGCCCTCGAGGTCGGCCTGTCCTTCGGCGGCATCCCGGAACGACTGCTCGTCCCCTTCACGGCCGTGAAGGGCTTCTTCGACCCCTCCGTCCAGTTCGGCCTGCAGTTCGACGTCGGCGAGGCGGCGAACGACGAGGACGACGAGGACGAGGAGGAGACCGCCGAGGCGGCCCCCGAACCGGCCAAGCCGGCGGCGCTGGTGCGTCCCGACCAGTCCGAGCCCGGCCGCAAGACGCCGGCTCCCAAGTCGGCCCCGAAGCCCGCCCCGGCCCCGAAACCGGCGCCTGCCGAGGCCGCCGCCGAGCCGCCGGCTGCCGACGCGGCCGAGCCGGCCAAGGTCATCTCCATGGACAGCTTCCGCAAGAAGACCTGA
- a CDS encoding DUF1127 domain-containing protein — protein sequence MRDAARMIAAQQDGYAPSLAERVADLVRDLAVGIRARIRGRRTWMVLADLDDHLLQDIGLTRADLEAETRRDTLAGTDVRLAELVRRRREERWL from the coding sequence ATGCGCGATGCAGCCAGAATGATCGCCGCCCAGCAGGACGGCTATGCCCCGAGCCTCGCCGAGCGCGTGGCCGACCTCGTCCGCGACCTCGCTGTCGGGATTCGGGCACGCATCCGCGGCCGGCGCACCTGGATGGTGCTCGCCGACCTCGACGACCACCTCCTCCAGGACATCGGCCTGACCCGCGCCGACCTCGAGGCGGAGACCCGCCGAGACACCCTGGCGGGGACCGACGTCCGGCTCGCCGAACTCGTCCGCCGCCGCCGCGAAGAGCGGTGGCTCTGA
- a CDS encoding LysR substrate-binding domain-containing protein — MALMDELEVATRLGGGPGFSAGPVLEIDLLRTLVAIVSTGSFNRAAKAVFRTPSAVSMQMKKLEDIVGKPIFAKDGRGVALTTDGEELLGFARRMLQLNDEALSRFRCQKTEGVVRLGTPDDYATGFLPRILSRFAATHPLVQVDVTCKPSSELVAMVDEGEIDVGLMSVGATCGAPNTGDIVHRERLVWAGLRHGQAHTRRPLPIAASGRTCCWRAMATEKLDKAGIPYRIAYSSAHYVGQVAAVLADLAVAPLPKSVLDGDLMPVDDRALPSIGYYEIQIRTSPLASGAAVEALANHIRQSFETEALAAA; from the coding sequence ATGGCGCTGATGGACGAGTTGGAGGTCGCAACGCGGCTCGGGGGCGGACCGGGCTTCTCGGCCGGCCCGGTGCTGGAGATCGATCTCCTGCGCACGCTGGTGGCGATCGTGTCCACGGGGAGCTTCAACCGCGCCGCCAAGGCGGTGTTCCGCACCCCGTCGGCGGTCTCCATGCAGATGAAGAAGCTCGAGGACATCGTCGGCAAGCCGATCTTCGCCAAGGACGGGCGCGGGGTGGCGCTGACCACCGACGGCGAGGAGCTCCTGGGCTTCGCCCGGCGCATGCTGCAGCTCAACGACGAGGCCCTGTCGCGCTTCCGTTGCCAGAAGACCGAGGGCGTGGTGCGCCTCGGAACCCCGGACGACTACGCGACCGGCTTCCTGCCGCGCATCCTCTCGCGCTTCGCCGCGACCCACCCCCTGGTGCAGGTGGACGTCACCTGCAAACCATCCAGCGAGCTGGTCGCCATGGTGGACGAGGGCGAGATCGACGTCGGCCTGATGAGCGTCGGGGCGACCTGCGGGGCGCCCAACACGGGCGACATCGTGCATCGCGAGCGGCTCGTGTGGGCGGGCCTGCGCCACGGCCAGGCGCACACGCGGCGGCCGCTGCCGATCGCCGCCTCCGGGCGGACCTGCTGCTGGCGCGCGATGGCGACCGAGAAGCTCGACAAGGCCGGCATCCCGTATCGCATCGCCTATTCGAGCGCGCATTACGTGGGGCAGGTCGCGGCGGTGCTCGCCGACCTCGCGGTCGCGCCGCTGCCCAAGAGCGTGCTCGACGGCGACCTGATGCCCGTCGACGACCGGGCGCTGCCCTCGATCGGCTACTACGAGATCCAGATCCGCACCTCGCCGCTCGCCTCCGGGGCGGCCGTGGAGGCGCTGGCGAATCACATCCGGCAGAGCTTCGAGACGGAGGCGCTCGCGGCGGCCTGA
- a CDS encoding thymidylate synthase — MQQYHDLMRRILETGATKHDRTGTGTRSVFGHQMRFDLAAGFPLVTTKKLHLKSIVYELLWFLRGETNVRWLNERGVTIWDEWADANGDLGPVYGHQWRSWPTPDGGTIDQIAWVEQEIRRNPDSRRLMVTAWNPADIPKMKLPPCHALFQFYVAEGRLSCQLYQRSADVFLGVPFNIASYALLTLMMAQVTGLKPGEFVHTLGDAHLYLNHLDQARLQLARSPRPLPTMRLDPAVKSLFDFSYESFRLEGYDPHPHIAAAVAV; from the coding sequence ATGCAGCAGTACCACGACCTGATGCGGCGCATCCTCGAAACCGGGGCGACGAAGCACGACCGGACGGGGACCGGCACCCGCTCCGTGTTCGGCCACCAGATGCGGTTCGACCTGGCCGCGGGCTTCCCGCTCGTGACGACCAAGAAGCTGCACCTGAAGTCGATCGTGTACGAGCTCCTGTGGTTCCTGCGCGGCGAGACCAACGTGCGCTGGCTCAACGAGCGCGGCGTGACGATCTGGGACGAATGGGCCGACGCGAACGGGGACCTGGGGCCCGTCTACGGACACCAGTGGCGCTCCTGGCCGACGCCGGACGGCGGCACCATCGACCAGATCGCCTGGGTGGAGCAGGAGATCCGGCGTAATCCCGACTCCCGCCGCCTGATGGTCACCGCCTGGAACCCGGCCGACATCCCCAAGATGAAGCTGCCGCCCTGTCATGCGCTGTTCCAGTTCTACGTGGCGGAGGGCCGGCTCTCCTGCCAGCTCTACCAGCGATCGGCCGACGTCTTCCTCGGCGTCCCCTTCAACATCGCCAGCTACGCGCTCCTGACCCTGATGATGGCGCAGGTGACGGGCCTCAAACCGGGCGAGTTCGTCCACACCCTCGGCGACGCCCACCTCTACCTCAACCACCTCGACCAGGCCCGCCTGCAACTCGCCCGCAGCCCCCGGCCCTTGCCGACGATGCGCCTCGACCCGGCGGTGAAGTCCTTGTTTGACTTCTCGTACGAGAGCTTCCGCCTCGAAGGGTACGACCCGCATCCGCATATCGCGGCCGCCGTCGCGGTCTGA
- a CDS encoding GNAT family N-acetyltransferase, whose protein sequence is MSLSIRPAEPADAALVFAFVMKLADYERLAHEVEATREGIAAALFGEAPRVFCDLAFWDGAPAGFALWFYNYSTFRGRHGIYLEDLFVEPALRGKGIGKALLVHLARRCVAEGLGRFEWSVLDWNEPSIRFYRSLGAVAKDEWTMYQVAGDALARLGAPEGMR, encoded by the coding sequence ATGTCCCTCTCCATCCGCCCCGCCGAGCCGGCCGATGCCGCGCTGGTTTTCGCGTTCGTGATGAAGCTCGCGGACTACGAGCGGCTGGCGCACGAGGTGGAGGCGACGCGGGAGGGGATCGCGGCGGCGCTCTTCGGGGAGGCCCCGCGCGTCTTCTGCGACCTCGCCTTCTGGGACGGCGCGCCGGCCGGCTTCGCGCTCTGGTTCTACAACTACTCCACCTTCCGCGGCCGCCACGGGATCTACCTGGAGGACCTGTTCGTCGAGCCGGCGCTGCGCGGGAAGGGGATCGGCAAGGCCCTTCTGGTGCATCTGGCCCGGCGCTGCGTGGCGGAGGGGCTCGGCCGGTTCGAATGGTCGGTGCTCGACTGGAACGAGCCGTCGATCCGCTTCTACCGATCGCTTGGCGCCGTGGCCAAGGACGAATGGACCATGTACCAGGTGGCCGGCGACGCGCTGGCCCGGCTCGGGGCGCCGGAGGGGATGCGGTGA
- a CDS encoding dihydrofolate reductase, whose translation MRDDPEIVIVVAVARNGVIGRENGMPWRLPSDLRHFRATTMGRPVVMGRKTFESIGRPLDGRTNIVVTRDPGYAPEGVVVAGSLAEALDRARAVARRDGVGQVMVTGGGQIYAEALPLADRVVLTEVDLAPDGTVTFPPLDPTVWRETAREAGSRGPKDEAGFSFVTYERSSAAS comes from the coding sequence GTGAGGGACGACCCCGAGATCGTGATCGTGGTGGCGGTGGCCCGGAACGGCGTCATCGGGCGCGAGAACGGCATGCCCTGGCGGCTGCCCTCGGATCTCCGGCACTTCCGCGCCACCACGATGGGTCGGCCGGTGGTGATGGGGCGCAAGACGTTCGAATCGATCGGCCGGCCGCTCGACGGGCGGACCAACATCGTGGTGACCCGGGACCCGGGCTATGCGCCCGAGGGGGTCGTGGTGGCCGGGTCGCTCGCAGAGGCGCTCGACCGGGCCCGGGCGGTGGCTCGGCGGGACGGGGTCGGGCAGGTCATGGTGACGGGCGGCGGCCAGATCTACGCGGAGGCCTTGCCGCTCGCCGACAGGGTCGTCCTGACCGAGGTCGACCTGGCGCCGGACGGGACGGTGACGTTTCCCCCCCTCGATCCGACGGTCTGGCGCGAGACGGCGCGCGAGGCGGGCTCGCGCGGCCCGAAGGACGAGGCCGGCTTCTCCTTCGTCACCTACGAAAGGTCATCGGCGGCAAGCTGA
- the hflK gene encoding FtsH protease activity modulator HflK, whose amino-acid sequence MPWSNQSGGGGWRGGGGGGPWGSPPRGPSGGGGQPPDLEEILRRSQDRLKTILPGGDGFGVKGLGLAAAAALALWLVTGFYRVESDEIGVELVLGQEHARTQPGLNYNWPYPIGQVYTPQVLTVREMTIGMRETDTGRGIQTRDVPEESLMLTGDENLVDVDFKVQWAVKDAGAFLFNIQMPEATVKAVSESAMREAIGRTNISLILTEDRRRIEIAVRELMQKALDDYKSGIEVRLVQMQKVDPPQQVIDAFRDVQAARIDAERLQNEAQAYANRIVPEARGQAAQIINAATAYQRQAVEEARGQADRFSKIYEEYSKAPDITRERLYLETMERVFGGMDKVIIDQNAAGGQGVVPYLPLDRLTQPRQPAGPGAPRTGGQP is encoded by the coding sequence ATGCCTTGGAGTAACCAGAGCGGCGGCGGCGGCTGGCGGGGCGGCGGCGGAGGAGGGCCCTGGGGCTCCCCGCCGCGCGGGCCGTCGGGCGGCGGCGGCCAGCCCCCCGATCTCGAGGAGATCCTGCGCCGGAGCCAGGACCGGCTGAAGACGATCCTGCCGGGTGGAGACGGGTTCGGCGTGAAGGGCCTCGGCCTCGCGGCCGCGGCGGCGCTGGCGCTCTGGCTGGTGACCGGCTTCTACCGGGTGGAGTCCGACGAGATCGGCGTCGAGCTGGTGCTCGGGCAGGAACACGCCCGCACGCAGCCGGGCCTCAACTACAACTGGCCCTATCCGATCGGGCAGGTCTATACGCCGCAGGTCCTCACGGTGCGCGAGATGACGATCGGCATGCGCGAGACCGACACCGGGCGCGGCATCCAGACGCGCGACGTGCCGGAGGAGAGCCTGATGCTGACGGGCGACGAGAACCTGGTCGACGTCGACTTCAAGGTTCAGTGGGCCGTCAAGGACGCGGGCGCCTTCCTGTTCAACATCCAGATGCCCGAGGCGACCGTGAAGGCGGTTTCCGAGAGCGCCATGCGCGAGGCGATCGGGCGGACGAACATCTCCCTCATCCTCACCGAGGACCGGCGCCGGATCGAGATCGCGGTGCGCGAGCTCATGCAGAAGGCGCTCGACGACTACAAGTCCGGGATCGAGGTGCGCCTCGTCCAGATGCAGAAGGTCGACCCGCCGCAGCAGGTCATCGACGCCTTCCGGGACGTGCAGGCCGCGCGCATCGACGCGGAGCGCTTGCAGAACGAGGCGCAGGCCTACGCCAACCGGATCGTGCCGGAAGCGCGCGGCCAGGCGGCGCAGATCATCAACGCCGCCACCGCCTACCAGCGGCAGGCGGTCGAGGAGGCCCGCGGCCAGGCGGACCGCTTCTCCAAGATCTACGAGGAATACTCCAAGGCGCCCGACATCACGCGGGAACGGCTCTATCTGGAGACCATGGAGCGGGTTTTCGGCGGCATGGACAAGGTGATCATCGACCAGAACGCGGCCGGCGGCCAGGGCGTGGTGCCCTACCTGCCGCTCGACCGCCTTACGCAACCGAGGCAGCCGGCCGGGCCGGGCGCGCCGCGCACGGGGGGCCAGCCATGA
- the hflC gene encoding protease modulator HflC, with translation MKTGFMGIVAAVLVLAAVLVYASAFVVGPTAQALVLQFGQVRRAIVQSGLYFKVPFIQNVEYLDRRILDLDLESQEVIAADQKRLIVDAFARYRISDPVKFFQAVRTVSGGNQRLNTFTSSALRAYVADATFAGVVRDHRAELMEKIKTAVDQQAKTIGIDIIDVRIRRADLPQQNSQAIFQRMQTERQREAAELRARGAEESQRIRSKSDAEKEIIIAEARRDADRLRGEGDAQRNRVFAEAFGKDPEFFAFYRSMQAYEAGLKAQDTRLLISPSSDFFRYFADPQGRPPQARATPALPPAPTPPAQPAPSSPPAQ, from the coding sequence ATGAAGACCGGTTTCATGGGCATCGTCGCCGCCGTCCTCGTCCTCGCCGCCGTGCTGGTCTACGCCTCCGCCTTCGTGGTCGGCCCGACCGCGCAGGCGCTCGTCCTGCAGTTCGGCCAGGTGCGCCGGGCGATCGTTCAGTCGGGGCTCTATTTCAAGGTGCCGTTCATCCAGAACGTGGAGTATCTGGACCGGCGCATCCTGGACCTCGACCTGGAGAGCCAGGAGGTGATCGCGGCCGACCAGAAGCGGCTGATCGTCGACGCCTTCGCGCGGTATCGGATCAGCGATCCAGTGAAGTTCTTCCAGGCGGTCCGGACGGTTTCGGGCGGCAATCAGCGCCTGAACACCTTCACGTCCTCGGCGCTGCGCGCCTACGTGGCCGACGCCACCTTCGCGGGCGTGGTCCGCGACCATCGCGCCGAGCTGATGGAGAAGATTAAGACGGCGGTCGACCAGCAGGCCAAGACCATCGGGATCGACATCATCGACGTGCGCATCCGCCGGGCCGACCTGCCGCAGCAGAACAGCCAGGCGATCTTCCAGCGCATGCAGACGGAACGGCAGCGGGAGGCGGCCGAGCTGCGCGCCCGCGGCGCCGAGGAAAGCCAGCGCATCCGCTCCAAGTCCGATGCCGAGAAGGAGATCATCATCGCGGAGGCGCGGCGCGACGCCGACCGCCTGCGCGGCGAGGGCGACGCGCAGCGCAACCGCGTCTTCGCCGAGGCCTTCGGCAAGGACCCGGAATTCTTCGCCTTCTACCGCTCGATGCAGGCCTACGAGGCGGGGCTGAAGGCGCAGGATACGCGGCTCCTGATCTCGCCGAGCTCCGACTTCTTCCGCTACTTCGCGGACCCGCAGGGCCGTCCCCCGCAGGCGCGGGCGACGCCGGCCCTGCCGCCGGCCCCGACCCCGCCTGCCCAGCCGGCCCCGTCCTCGCCGCCGGCCCAGTAG
- a CDS encoding DUF2065 domain-containing protein, producing the protein MSLFLLALGLGLAIEGTLYALFPGGAKAMMRRALDLSDQGFRLMGVAALALGVLIVALVRGFGSVV; encoded by the coding sequence ATGAGCCTCTTCCTTCTCGCGCTCGGCCTCGGCCTCGCCATCGAGGGCACCCTCTACGCGCTCTTTCCCGGGGGCGCGAAGGCCATGATGCGGCGCGCGCTCGACCTCTCCGACCAGGGCTTCCGGCTGATGGGCGTGGCCGCGCTGGCTCTCGGGGTTTTGATCGTGGCGCTGGTCCGCGGCTTCGGCAGCGTCGTATGA
- a CDS encoding DegQ family serine endoprotease, whose product MLNGTHRRNALGRVLAAAALGLTLGLAPAGAAPFKGPDSIADLAEALQDAVVNISTSQKAQAERIVPPAGPTPRAPEGSPFQEFFDEFFNKQPKNKPQEQRRVQSLGSGFVIDAEGIIITNNHVIDGADEITANFNDGTKLKAELIGKDQKTDLAVLRVKPAKPLKAVKFADSDRSRVGDWVMAIGNPFGLGGTVTVGIISARNRDINSGPYDNFIQTDAAINRGNSGGPLFNMDGDVVGINTAIISPTGGSIGIGFAIPANTANAVVDQIRNFGETRRGWLGVRIQGVTDDIAESLGLKEPKGALVAGVTEKGPADSAGIQAGDVILRFDGKVVPGVRELPRMVADSPITKEVDVVVLRKGKEETIKVKLGRLEEGEKLAEKEKATTRGSQPQAQPVITKALGLSLADLDPTTKEKFKLGDKVTKGVVVTDVEANSAAGEKRIVAGDVILEVGQEEVKSAEDVVKRIEALKKDGRKRALFLLSNPDGEMRYVAVSVE is encoded by the coding sequence ATGCTGAACGGAACTCATCGTCGGAACGCTCTCGGCCGGGTGCTCGCCGCGGCGGCGCTCGGGCTGACGCTCGGCCTCGCACCGGCCGGTGCCGCGCCGTTCAAGGGCCCCGATTCGATCGCGGACCTCGCCGAAGCCCTGCAGGACGCGGTCGTCAACATCTCCACGTCGCAGAAGGCGCAGGCCGAGCGGATCGTGCCGCCGGCGGGACCGACCCCGCGGGCTCCGGAAGGGTCGCCCTTCCAGGAGTTCTTCGACGAGTTCTTCAACAAGCAGCCGAAGAACAAGCCGCAGGAACAGCGGCGCGTGCAGTCGCTCGGGTCCGGCTTCGTGATCGACGCCGAAGGCATCATCATCACCAACAACCACGTGATCGACGGCGCCGACGAGATCACCGCCAACTTCAACGACGGCACCAAGCTCAAGGCCGAGCTGATCGGCAAGGACCAGAAGACCGACCTCGCGGTGCTGCGCGTCAAGCCGGCCAAGCCGCTGAAGGCGGTCAAGTTCGCCGATTCGGACCGGTCGCGCGTGGGCGACTGGGTGATGGCGATCGGCAACCCGTTCGGGCTCGGCGGCACGGTGACGGTCGGGATCATCTCGGCGCGCAACCGCGACATCAATTCCGGGCCCTACGACAACTTTATCCAGACCGACGCGGCGATCAACCGCGGCAATTCGGGCGGGCCGCTGTTCAACATGGACGGCGACGTGGTCGGCATCAACACGGCCATCATCTCGCCGACCGGCGGCTCGATCGGCATCGGCTTCGCGATTCCTGCCAACACGGCCAACGCGGTCGTCGACCAGATCCGCAACTTCGGCGAGACGCGGCGCGGCTGGCTCGGCGTGCGCATCCAGGGGGTGACGGACGACATCGCCGAGAGCCTGGGCCTCAAGGAGCCGAAGGGCGCGCTGGTGGCCGGCGTGACCGAGAAGGGGCCGGCCGACTCGGCCGGCATCCAGGCGGGCGACGTGATCCTGCGCTTCGACGGCAAGGTGGTGCCGGGCGTCCGCGAGTTGCCCCGCATGGTGGCCGACTCGCCGATCACCAAGGAGGTCGACGTCGTCGTGCTCCGGAAGGGCAAGGAGGAGACCATCAAGGTCAAGCTCGGCCGTCTGGAGGAGGGCGAGAAGCTCGCCGAAAAGGAGAAGGCGACGACGCGCGGCAGCCAGCCGCAGGCCCAGCCGGTCATCACCAAGGCGCTCGGCCTCAGCCTCGCCGACCTCGATCCGACCACCAAGGAGAAGTTCAAGCTCGGCGACAAGGTCACCAAGGGCGTGGTCGTCACCGACGTTGAGGCGAACAGCGCGGCGGGCGAGAAGCGGATCGTCGCCGGTGACGTCATCCTGGAGGTCGGCCAGGAGGAGGTGAAGTCCGCCGAGGACGTGGTCAAGCGCATCGAGGCGCTGAAGAAGGACGGCCGCAAGCGGGCCCTGTTCCTGCTCTCCAATCCCGACGGCGAGATGCGCTACGTGGCCGTTTCGGTGGAGTGA
- the serB gene encoding phosphoserine phosphatase SerB, whose amino-acid sequence MTHVATLISTEAQRAVTPDAVAAVRAALAGAAPGEPVVLDPEVAVDLPLAPAPEADPRALAEAARAALADRPVDVVVQPLAHRRKRLFLADMDSTMIGQECIDELAAEVGLKDRIAAITERAMRGEIAFEPALRERVGLLAGLDAAVIDRLIAERITLTPGGRTLVMTMRAAGAYTALVSGGFTVFTGPVAAMIGFDENRANILLAEGGRLLGRVEEPILGADAKLATLRELAAARAIPPAETLAVGDGANDLPMLEAAGLGVAYRAKPKVAARAAARIEHADLTALLYLQGYRREDFAGP is encoded by the coding sequence ATGACGCACGTTGCAACCCTGATCTCGACCGAAGCGCAGCGCGCCGTCACCCCCGACGCGGTGGCGGCCGTCCGCGCCGCCCTCGCCGGCGCCGCGCCGGGCGAGCCCGTGGTCCTCGATCCCGAGGTCGCCGTCGACCTGCCGCTCGCCCCCGCCCCGGAGGCCGACCCGCGCGCCCTCGCCGAGGCGGCGCGCGCCGCGTTGGCGGACCGTCCCGTTGACGTGGTGGTCCAGCCGCTCGCCCACCGCCGCAAGCGGCTTTTCCTCGCCGACATGGATTCCACCATGATCGGCCAGGAATGCATCGACGAGCTCGCCGCCGAGGTCGGGCTGAAGGACCGGATCGCCGCCATCACGGAGCGGGCGATGCGCGGCGAGATCGCCTTCGAGCCCGCGCTGCGCGAGCGCGTCGGCCTCCTCGCGGGCCTCGACGCCGCCGTCATCGACCGCCTGATCGCCGAGCGCATCACGCTGACCCCGGGCGGCCGCACCCTGGTCATGACCATGCGGGCCGCCGGCGCCTACACGGCCCTGGTCTCCGGCGGCTTCACGGTCTTCACCGGCCCCGTCGCGGCGATGATCGGCTTCGACGAGAACCGCGCCAACATCCTCCTGGCCGAGGGCGGCCGCCTGCTCGGCCGCGTCGAGGAACCGATCCTCGGCGCCGACGCCAAGCTCGCCACGCTGCGCGAACTCGCCGCCGCCCGCGCGATCCCGCCGGCCGAAACCCTGGCGGTCGGCGACGGCGCCAACGACCTGCCCATGCTCGAGGCCGCCGGCCTCGGCGTCGCCTACCGCGCCAAGCCGAAGGTCGCCGCCCGCGCCGCCGCCCGCATCGAGCACGCCGACCTCACGGCGCTGCTGTACCTGCAGGGCTACCGCAGGGAGGATTTCGCCGGGCCGTGA
- the miaA gene encoding tRNA (adenosine(37)-N6)-dimethylallyltransferase MiaA, giving the protein MTRIEGRPRAVLIAGATASGKSALALRLAGELGGAVVNADSMQVYRELEILTARPGPGETAQIPHRLYGHVPAATAYSVAAWRADVARELEALDAAGLVPVLTGGTGLYLRSLLQGLSAVPSIPDEVRSAWRGRLAAEGAPALHRVLAERDPAAAARLEPGDGQRIVRALEIVEATGRTLGDFAREPGLPPLLSGPDVERIVLAVPRAALHARIDRRFRQMVEAGALAEAERFDALGLDPALPASRAIGLRPLAAAARGEIDLEAAIRQGQAETRQYAKRQETWFRNQMADWTRWPA; this is encoded by the coding sequence ATGACGAGGATCGAGGGGCGTCCGCGCGCGGTGCTTATCGCAGGCGCGACCGCGAGCGGCAAGTCGGCGCTGGCGCTGCGGCTCGCCGGAGAGCTCGGCGGGGCGGTCGTCAACGCGGACTCCATGCAAGTCTACCGGGAGCTCGAGATCCTGACGGCCCGGCCGGGGCCGGGCGAGACCGCGCAAATCCCACACCGGCTCTACGGGCACGTCCCGGCGGCGACCGCCTACTCGGTGGCGGCCTGGCGGGCGGACGTCGCGCGGGAACTGGAGGCGCTCGACGCCGCCGGGCTGGTGCCCGTCCTGACGGGCGGGACGGGGCTCTATTTGCGGAGTCTCCTCCAAGGCCTGTCGGCCGTTCCTTCCATTCCGGACGAGGTTCGCAGCGCCTGGCGCGGGCGGCTCGCGGCGGAGGGGGCGCCGGCGCTGCACCGGGTGCTCGCGGAGCGGGACCCGGCCGCGGCCGCCCGGCTGGAGCCCGGCGACGGGCAGCGGATCGTGCGGGCGCTGGAGATCGTCGAGGCGACGGGACGGACGCTCGGGGATTTCGCGCGCGAGCCGGGGCTTCCGCCGCTCCTGTCCGGGCCCGACGTGGAGCGGATCGTGCTCGCTGTGCCCCGGGCGGCGCTGCATGCCCGCATCGACCGGCGGTTCCGGCAGATGGTCGAGGCCGGGGCGCTCGCGGAGGCCGAGCGGTTCGATGCGCTCGGGCTCGACCCCGCGCTCCCCGCGTCGCGGGCGATCGGGCTCCGGCCGCTCGCCGCGGCGGCCCGGGGCGAGATCGACCTCGAGGCGGCGATCCGGCAGGGGCAGGCCGAGACGCGGCAATACGCCAAGCGGCAGGAGACCTGGTTCCGCAACCAGATGGCCGACTGGACGCGTTGGCCGGCCTGA